The following coding sequences lie in one Lolium perenne isolate Kyuss_39 chromosome 2, Kyuss_2.0, whole genome shotgun sequence genomic window:
- the LOC127328388 gene encoding 2-hydroxyisoflavanone dehydratase-like: protein MAMHQISQTTCPAANNKQPDAEEITVDLYPFIREYKGGRIERLVRSPFVAASEDAAANHGVATRDVVVDEMTGVSARLFLPSLRDADYDERLPVIMYVHGGSFCTGSAFCRMYHAYARSLAARTGALVVSVDYRLAPEHPVPMAYDDAWAALRWMASFSDPWLSAYGDPTRTFLAGDSVGANIAYNTAVRASLVGGIGIDIEGLLLVHPYFWGVDRLSSWETAWDGVAMFKPDGVDRLWPYVTAGKLGHDDPRVCPVDEEIASLTCRRVLVAVAGKDTFRYRGRQLASRARLCAWADDGDAVTLLETEGEDYCFHLHNPLRASSKILMENIVQFVKQPRLRASPLPGALLRPELHAYAYTFQAGETTSMDYSTTTRRYVDDTKGWSGKKHMARNTCLQIGQGRSSKAATRHGSFLGQVRPIMTNRVSLSATVLGAPICRL from the coding sequence ATGGCTATGCACCAAATTAGCCAGACTACTTGTCCCGCAGCAAATAACAAGCAGCCTGACGCCGAGGAAATCACGGTGGACCTGTATCCATTCATACGCGAATACAAGGGCGGCCGTATCGAGCGCCTCGTGCGCAGCCCATTCGTGGCAGCGTCGGAGGACGCGGCTGCCAACCATGGAGTGGCGACAAGGGACGTGGTCGTGGACGAGATGACCGGCGTGTCCGCACGCCTTTTCCTTCCGTCGCTCCGCGACGCCGACTACGATGAGAGGCTTCCCGTCATCATGTACGTCCACGGTGGTTCTTTCTGCACGGGGAGCGCCTTTTGCCGCATGTACCATGCCTACGCCAGGTCCCTCGCCGCGCGCACCGGGGCGCTCGTCGTGTCCGTCGACTACCGTCTAGCGCCGGAGCATCCCGTGCCCATGGCTTACGACGACGCATGGGCCGCGCTCCGGTGGATGGCGTCATTCTCTGACCCCTGGCTTTCCGCCTACGGCGACCCCACGCGGACCTTCCTCGCTGGCGACAGCGTCGGCGCCAATATCGCCTACAACACGGCGGTGCGGGCTAGCCTCGTCGGTGGCATCGGCATCGACATCGAGGGGCTACTCCTCGTGCACCCCTACTTCTGGGGGGTGGACCGGCTGTCAAGCTGGGAGACGGCCTGGGACGGCGTCGCCATGTTCAAGCCTGACGGTGTCGACAGGCTCTGGCCATATGTTACTGCTGGCAAGCTTGGCCATGACGATCCCCGGGTCTGCCCTGTAGACGAGGAGATCGCCTCGCTGACATGCCGGCGTGTGCTGGTCGCCGTCGCCGGCAAGGACACCTTCCGGTACCGTGGGCGTCAGTTGGCGTCTCGCGCGCGCCTCTGTGCATGGGCCGACGATGGGGATGCGGTGACATTGCTGGAGACGGAGGGTGAAGACTACTGCTTCCACCTGCACAACCCGCTACGGGCGAGCAGCAAGATTCTCATGGAGAATATAGTTCAGTTTGTGAAGCAGCCCAGACTCAGAGCCTCGCCACTGCCGGGAGCTTTGCTCCGGCCGGAGCTGCATGCATATGCATATACATTCCAAGCTGGTGAGACCACCTCCATGGACTACTCTACTACTACCAGGCGGTATGTTGATGACACCAAAGGTTGGAGTGGCAAGAAACACATGGCACGCAACACTTGTTTGCAAATTGGACAGGGAAGATCATCCAAGGCCGCTACTAGGCACGGCTCCTTCTTGGGCCAAGTAAGACCTATCATGACCAACAGGGTCTCCTTATCAGCCACAGTTCTGGGAGCTCCTATTTGCCGGCTTTAG